The Fibrobacter sp. UWB16 genomic interval ACCACATTTTAAAGGAATGCGCCCCATCAATGAGATGCATTTGATGCCCGTCCGTTGATGGGATCCTCCAACCGCCCAATTTTTTCTGCAAATTATTCCATTCATCCACAGTCGGGAGCCTCCACCCCTCAGGGCACTGTGCCTCCGCCCATGTAAACGTGGTATCGCCCAAATCGTCAATCATCCAATAAAGGCCGGCCGCCTTGCTATAGGCATAGCGTTTGCCATCACGTTCATCCTCAAGCGTATCGGTAAACACCTCCCACTTATTCGACATGCAGACATAACCATATTTATCCGTATCTTCAAGCGAGCCTTCATTTTCATTTGTACACAAACCAACTTGTTTTTCGACATCCAAAGCATAACGCCACGAACCTAAATCGCAAACAATCAAAGAAGACTCTACACTTCCCGGCGTTATAAAATAATCCGCGCTATCGCATTTGATTCCATAAGAATTAGCTTCCAAACTATTCGCAACACGCCAATAGTACTCTGAATTGGTCACCGTACCCACCAAGAAATCCTGCGCACACGTATAATATTCGTCATAACGCGTTTTTCCAACAGTCCCTAGATGTTCCTTATCGCACTTTTCAAGACCAAACTCACTACGCCAAAAATTTTCAACAACCTCTTCAAATTCGGGAATCATACCATGGTACGCAACCGAGCTCATGTCAAAACTGGTGCCATAAATACTTTTCCAACGATTGAAACTAGAGCGGAAGCGATTCAAATCTGGTGATAAATAAATATCTCCCGAAATTCTAACAACCCCACTATTAAATGCCGTTTGGGCCATTTTATAGATTATGGTATCATTAACAATTTTACCATCCTTAGCAAAAAAATCTGAAAAAGCATATATTGTCGCTTTATATATATTAAAAATGACGGTCAACCCCATCAAAGCTTGGTCACCCAAACTATCTCCAAAAAGGCTCCAGTCTTCGGCAAAGTAAGCATCGTTGCTTTTTTTCATCGTAATATGGAAGATTTCAAAGAGTTCTTTTTCGGCTTGCTTTTTAGCCTCTGCAAACGAAAGTTTATCATCACGAACAAGTTTTCGGACGCGATCAAATTCCAAATGAGTCAACAGATTTATGTTTACCGAATCACGAGAATCCAAATCAGTAATAGCATATAAAGTATATTCTTTTTCTTCCGGCATACTGTTATAGTAGCTCAGAACATCCCCCGTTACCGAAATCTGAACATACCTAGACTTTAGCGAATCAACCTCAACAGAATAGCGACTAAATCCGCCATCCACTATTCCTGTAAAAGTTTCCCCAATCGGTTCCAAAGTAGATTCATCCAATGCCGTCAACTGAACAACGGAACCATCGACAAAAGGCGTTCTTTGAGCAAAACCATGAATTGTCCGAACAGCAGTCTTTTGGCTACTACTCGATGCGTCAAGAGAAAATTCACCAGGTTCTGCACTGCTCGACAAGCTGCTAGAACTGATTTCGTTTTGAGCATCCGGACCAATGGCATTACCATTATTATCGCCAGCACAAGCTGTCAACAAAACAGCCACCAGAAACAACGCGCCCAAATAGCAGTAAGCCTCATCCTTGCAACAAAACAATTTCATACTCTTTGTCCCCTTAACATTTGTCTTAAATATACAATTTAAGGGATAAAAAAGAACCTCGACAAGTTCATCACCAGTCGAGGTCATAATATTTTTGTTGCATCCGTTGCATATAACGGCTTTACTTTCCGTTATAGCGCTCCATGCACTTTTCAATACCGAGTTTAAAATAGCATTCTACGAGTGCGGGGACTTTTGCAATCGCTTCATCGAATTTCGGGCGGTCTTCGGGCGAGAACTTCGCCAAGACCCAGTTGCTGAGGTCAAATTTCGGAGGGCATTTGCCTACGCCAAAACGGATGCGCGGGAACTTGTCGCCCACATGTTCAATGATATTGCGGAGCCCGTTCTGACCGCCGTGGCTGCCGTCCTTGCGGCAACGGATACGGCCTACATCCAAATTAATATCATCGCTAAAAACGAGCAAATGATCAACCTTGACCTTGTACCACGTCATAAGCGCCTGAACCGCTTCGCCGGAGAGGTTCATGTAAGTCTGCGGCTTCACGAGGAGGCATTCCTCTCCTGCAATGTTCACCTTCATGGTGAGCGCCTTGTGTTCCGATTTCCAGTCCTTGCTCGGGTCAGCGAGCTTTTCAACTGCCATAAAACCGGCATTGTGGTGCGTGTTCGAATACTGCGTTCCAGGATTTCCAAGACCGACGATTAAATACATAATAAAACCTTAAAAAATATCGTTACTTTTCCGCATCGAGTTCGCTATACGCTTTCGCAGCGTTCGCACGGACTTCATCAGCATTGCTATCCTGTTGTTTGACAGGTTCAGAACTAGCACACCCAAGAAGGGCGATAAAAGAAAGGCAAGATAAAAGCTTGAGTAATTTCATAACTTAAAATATAGATTTTTCAACGAAAAAAGACCCGCCCCAATCGGAGCAGGTCTCTTAAAGCCTTTCAGCTTGTTGCCAGAATTAGTTGGCAGCCGGAGCAGCAGCGGCAGCGGCGTCAGCAGCCGGAGCAGCAGCAGCATCCTTCTTCTTGGACTTAGAAGAAATCGTGAAGATAACGGTGCGCGGGCCAGAAGCGAGCGTAACGTTTTCCGGGAGCTTGAAATCCTTAGCGTAGAAGGTCACGTTCGTTTCGAAGTTGGAGATGTCCAATTCGAGAACAGACGGGATGCTTGCCGGCTTAGCAGCGAGCATGAGATAACGAGCTTCCTGAGAGAAGAGACCGCCCTGAGTCTTCACGCCAACCGGGAGACCGGAAAGCTTGACCGGGATGCGAACCTTAACGAATTCGTCATCAGCGATCTTGATGAAGTCAACGTGCGTGATCTTCTGGGTGAGAGCGTCCTTCTGGACACTGTAGACGAGAGCCGGATTGCCAGCCTTGCCATCGATTTCGAGGTCAAGAAGCGTGTAACGCTTGCCCGGAGCAAGAACCTTGCGCAAGTCGATTTCGCTGACGCTGATGTTCTTAGCTTCGATACCCTTACCATAATAGACGGCCGGAATCTGACCAGCCTTACGCAAACGGGCGTTGTCGCGGTTTGCACCTAGCACTCTCGAGGCAGCTTTGAGCGTTGTGAGTTCCATTGTGTTATCTCCATTAGATAAAAAAATTCATTGGGGTAGCAGGATTCGAACCTACGAATAACGGAATCAAAATCCGTTGTCTTACCACTTGACGATACCCCAATGGTGCGACAAAGATAGTAAAAAAGTCCCTTTTGTCAAAGACAAACGTGCAAAAAAAGAGCTGAAAAAAGTCATTTTTCGCACATTTTGACAAAAAAGCGGCACTACCTATGCCAGAATTTGGTGACGGTCTGGTAGCGGGAAATCGGCTTTAGAACGGCGGCAGCCTTTTCTGCGAGTTCCTTGGTCTTGAAAATCCCGAAAACGGAAGCGCCCGAACCAGACATCAAGGC includes:
- the pth gene encoding aminoacyl-tRNA hydrolase, whose protein sequence is MYLIVGLGNPGTQYSNTHHNAGFMAVEKLADPSKDWKSEHKALTMKVNIAGEECLLVKPQTYMNLSGEAVQALMTWYKVKVDHLLVFSDDINLDVGRIRCRKDGSHGGQNGLRNIIEHVGDKFPRIRFGVGKCPPKFDLSNWVLAKFSPEDRPKFDEAIAKVPALVECYFKLGIEKCMERYNGK
- a CDS encoding 50S ribosomal protein L25 translates to MELTTLKAASRVLGANRDNARLRKAGQIPAVYYGKGIEAKNISVSEIDLRKVLAPGKRYTLLDLEIDGKAGNPALVYSVQKDALTQKITHVDFIKIADDEFVKVRIPVKLSGLPVGVKTQGGLFSQEARYLMLAAKPASIPSVLELDISNFETNVTFYAKDFKLPENVTLASGPRTVIFTISSKSKKKDAAAAPAADAAAAAAPAAN